In Kaistella faecalis, a genomic segment contains:
- a CDS encoding ABC-F family ATP-binding cassette domain-containing protein: protein MNYVSVENLTKSYGLKVLFKDISFNVNEGDKIAIVAKNGSGKSTLLKILMGKEIADSGNVVINKDIQVVLFDQEIDFEGELNVEEFMMTLDSAPIMALKNYHHALLTENPDDMDKALNEMEIHEAWDLENEMSQILTQLKITDLQAKMKTLSGGQIKRVALAKLLVETRAQHRHTLLIMDEPTNHLDVDMVEWLENYLSKAMVTLLLVTHDRYFLDAVCDIIWEMEDYNLYLHNGSYATYLENKIIREDNLNSTIDKAQNLYRKELEWMRRQPKARTTKSKSRIGDFYETEKVAKTNTKKEKLELDFEMKRLGNKILELKNIDKSFGDKLLLKNFSYQFQRGEKVGIVGKNGAGKSTLLNIIQGYEPYDNGSIETGETIKFGYFSQKGLQYKEEERVIDFIKEIGENFPLANGRTISASQFLRLFLFDDQTQYSPISKLSGGEKRRLHLMYVLYQNPNFLIFDEPTNDLDLPTLTVLENFLLQFQGSLIIVSHDRYFMDRIVDHVLAFEGEGVIKDFVGNFSEYREAKSQEQNKKPDAEVKDVPKKAEPVQTSKPENSSPQKRKLSFKEQREIEMIDLEIPKLEKQRSDILEKLNNETDYEKISAFSAELEKISEKMEELEMRWLELQD from the coding sequence ATGAATTACGTTTCCGTCGAAAATCTTACGAAATCTTATGGTCTAAAAGTCTTGTTTAAAGATATCTCTTTTAATGTAAACGAAGGCGATAAAATTGCGATCGTAGCCAAAAACGGTTCCGGCAAATCGACTTTACTTAAAATTTTAATGGGTAAAGAAATTGCTGATTCCGGAAATGTTGTGATTAATAAAGATATTCAGGTGGTTTTGTTCGACCAGGAAATAGACTTTGAAGGTGAGCTGAACGTAGAGGAATTTATGATGACTTTAGATTCTGCACCCATTATGGCTTTAAAAAATTATCATCATGCGCTTCTGACTGAGAATCCTGATGATATGGATAAAGCGTTAAATGAAATGGAAATTCATGAAGCCTGGGATCTCGAAAATGAAATGAGTCAGATACTTACTCAACTGAAAATTACAGATTTACAGGCGAAGATGAAAACGCTTTCCGGAGGTCAGATCAAAAGGGTAGCGCTCGCAAAACTGCTCGTGGAAACCCGCGCGCAGCACCGCCACACCTTACTGATTATGGATGAGCCTACCAATCACCTTGATGTTGATATGGTTGAATGGCTTGAAAATTACCTTTCAAAGGCAATGGTAACGCTGCTTCTCGTAACGCACGACCGTTACTTTCTTGATGCGGTTTGCGATATTATCTGGGAAATGGAAGATTATAATCTCTACCTTCATAACGGGAGTTATGCCACTTACCTTGAGAATAAGATTATCCGCGAAGACAATCTTAATTCAACCATTGATAAGGCTCAGAATCTTTACCGAAAAGAACTGGAGTGGATGCGTCGCCAACCAAAAGCACGTACAACAAAATCCAAATCAAGAATCGGAGATTTTTACGAAACCGAGAAAGTTGCCAAAACCAATACTAAAAAGGAGAAGCTTGAACTCGATTTTGAAATGAAACGCTTGGGTAATAAGATTCTGGAACTCAAAAACATTGATAAAAGTTTTGGTGACAAATTGCTGCTGAAAAATTTCAGTTATCAATTTCAGCGTGGTGAAAAAGTTGGAATCGTAGGTAAAAACGGAGCCGGAAAATCTACGCTTTTAAACATCATTCAGGGTTATGAGCCTTATGACAACGGTTCGATCGAAACAGGAGAGACCATTAAATTCGGATATTTTTCGCAGAAAGGTCTGCAGTACAAGGAAGAGGAAAGAGTAATCGATTTCATCAAGGAAATCGGTGAGAATTTTCCGCTGGCAAACGGAAGAACCATTTCGGCATCGCAGTTTTTAAGGCTGTTTCTTTTTGATGATCAAACGCAGTATTCGCCAATCTCCAAACTTTCAGGCGGTGAAAAAAGAAGACTGCACTTGATGTATGTGCTCTACCAAAATCCTAATTTCCTGATCTTCGATGAACCTACAAACGATCTGGACTTGCCAACTTTAACGGTGTTGGAGAATTTCCTTCTGCAGTTTCAGGGCAGTTTAATCATCGTTTCTCACGACAGATATTTCATGGACAGAATTGTTGATCACGTTCTTGCATTTGAAGGTGAAGGTGTGATTAAGGATTTTGTTGGGAATTTTTCAGAATATCGCGAGGCTAAAAGTCAGGAACAGAATAAAAAACCTGATGCGGAAGTAAAAGATGTTCCTAAAAAAGCAGAACCTGTACAGACAAGTAAACCCGAAAATTCTTCACCACAGAAAAGAAAACTGTCTTTTAAGGAACAGCGCGAAATAGAAATGATTGATCTGGAAATTCCAAAATTAGAGAAGCAGCGTTCCGATATCCTTGAAAAACTCAACAACGAAACTGATTATGAAAAAATTTCTGCCTTTTCGGCGGAATTAGAAAAGATTTCTGAGAAAATGGAGGAGCTGGAAATGCGTTGGCTCGAACTGCAGGATTAG
- the asnS gene encoding asparagine--tRNA ligase, with translation MRTTINELLSDYKKLLHHDITVQGWVRAFRSNRFIALNDGSTINNLQVVVDFENFDENTIRNISTATSLKIVGEVVESQGAGQSIEIIAKKIQILGDNFTEERDKTILQPKKHSLEILREQAHLRFRTNLFGSVFRVRSAVSFAIHQFFNQNQFFYMNTPIITGADAEGAGEMFSVTNFDINNIPRDENGDIDYEQDFFGKKTNLTVSGQLNVETAMMGLGRVYTFGPTFRAENSNTTRHLAEFWMVEPEVAFNNLEDNIDLAEDFLKYVIGYVLENCKDDLEFLDKRFAEEQKQKPEKDRAAEGLIEKLENVIKKRFKRVSYTEAIDILKNSKENKKGKFQFPIEEWGADLQSEHERYLVEKHFESPVVLFDYPKEIKAFYMKLNEDGKTVAAMDVLFPGIGEIIGGSQREDKFDVLTAKMKAMNVDEHELWWYLDTRKFGSVPHAGFGLGLERLVLFVTGMTNIRDVIPFPRTPNNAEF, from the coding sequence ATGAGAACCACGATTAACGAACTGCTTTCAGATTATAAAAAACTTTTACATCACGACATTACTGTACAGGGCTGGGTAAGAGCTTTCCGTTCCAACCGCTTTATTGCCCTGAACGATGGTTCAACCATCAACAACTTACAGGTGGTAGTAGATTTCGAGAATTTTGATGAAAATACCATCAGAAATATCAGTACTGCAACGTCACTGAAAATTGTTGGTGAAGTGGTAGAAAGTCAGGGAGCCGGACAAAGCATCGAGATTATTGCAAAGAAAATTCAGATCTTAGGAGACAATTTTACCGAAGAAAGAGACAAAACCATTCTTCAGCCAAAAAAACATTCCCTTGAAATTCTTCGCGAACAGGCGCATCTTCGTTTCCGGACGAATCTATTCGGGTCTGTTTTCAGAGTAAGAAGTGCGGTAAGTTTCGCCATTCACCAGTTCTTTAACCAGAACCAGTTCTTCTACATGAACACTCCAATTATTACCGGGGCAGATGCAGAAGGTGCAGGGGAAATGTTCAGCGTAACGAATTTCGACATCAATAACATTCCTAGAGATGAAAACGGTGATATCGATTATGAGCAGGACTTTTTCGGTAAAAAAACCAACCTTACCGTTTCCGGACAGCTGAACGTAGAAACTGCAATGATGGGATTGGGAAGAGTTTATACTTTCGGACCGACTTTCCGCGCAGAAAACTCCAATACTACGCGTCACCTTGCCGAATTCTGGATGGTGGAGCCTGAAGTCGCTTTCAATAACCTTGAAGATAATATTGATCTTGCAGAAGATTTCCTTAAATACGTCATTGGATATGTTCTCGAAAACTGTAAAGATGATCTGGAATTTTTAGATAAAAGATTTGCGGAAGAACAAAAGCAGAAACCTGAAAAGGACAGAGCTGCGGAAGGTTTGATTGAAAAACTCGAGAATGTTATTAAGAAAAGATTCAAGAGAGTTTCTTATACGGAAGCAATTGATATTCTGAAAAATTCAAAAGAAAATAAGAAGGGCAAATTCCAGTTCCCGATTGAAGAGTGGGGCGCAGATTTGCAGAGCGAGCACGAAAGATATCTGGTAGAAAAACACTTTGAAAGTCCGGTTGTTCTCTTTGATTATCCCAAAGAAATCAAGGCATTCTACATGAAACTGAATGAAGACGGGAAAACAGTGGCGGCAATGGATGTACTTTTCCCGGGGATCGGCGAGATTATCGGAGGTTCACAGCGGGAGGATAAATTCGATGTGCTTACGGCCAAAATGAAAGCCATGAATGTTGATGAACACGAGCTTTGGTGGTATCTGGATACCCGAAAATTCGGTTCGGTTCCGCATGCTGGGTTCGGGCTAGGTTTAGAAAGACTCGTTCTTTTTGTTACAGGAATGACGAACATCAGAGACGTGATTCCGTTCCCAAGAACACCAAATAATGCTGAGTTTTAG
- a CDS encoding TonB-dependent siderophore receptor has translation MRKQILSLGVLLVSMSVSAQMSYDAISDTIRIQEIEDINLHKTGNPNKAKALTVKSNLTVMENPQPISIVTHEVIEQQQAKQLGDVLQNVNGLYITSSRGNSQDSFGGRGFNFGNDNIFKNGARVNSGVFPEVSGLERVEVLKGGNAMLYGNVAAGGVVNLITKKPRFNFGGSVGFNAGSWNSYKPTVDFYGPISEKVAFRVNGAYETAESFRDVVESQKYYFNPSFLFNMGEKSQLIVEADYLKNEFTPDFGIGAIENRDKSYSLNTYLPRNAFVGADWQYQNTEQATAGITFNHQFSEFWTLNTVASFQNYTKDYFSTERVTWTYDDANRLKWNRPVNRTYNEQNYSALQINLNGEFNTGRLNHKILVGTDGDYGTADAYTYNISQTSYGTNGSTNGTIYLDDPATWASGTMPTANKKDRTRIPTQRFGIYLQDYIGITDKFKVLAGLRWSYIENIDTQKLTFADNKTGIAAGTVDRAFSPKAGLVYMPNENLSVFATYTNSFSANTGTDVNYNSLTPSIIDQFEVGMKKNFWNNAVALNLSLYQIENRNFYQMAELNAQGQQNTDSLVKEFAGKMRSRGVELDVTGNPTPNLMIIAGASYNHAVYLDTPDQFGYVENQRLVRTPATTANASVFYTLPDYIRGLKLGASVYFVGDRIAGWNDTKETLDTRSGVSRLLPIDDYATVSLSLGYEWQNFSIMGKVGNLFDTVNFNYHENYSVNPITPRNYYFTLTYKL, from the coding sequence ATGAGAAAGCAGATATTGTCGCTGGGAGTGTTGTTAGTAAGCATGTCAGTAAGTGCTCAAATGAGTTACGACGCTATTAGTGATACCATCAGAATTCAGGAAATCGAGGACATTAACCTTCATAAAACCGGAAATCCAAACAAAGCAAAGGCATTAACTGTGAAATCTAATTTAACGGTTATGGAAAACCCACAGCCTATTTCGATCGTTACCCACGAGGTCATCGAGCAGCAGCAGGCAAAGCAGTTGGGAGACGTGCTTCAGAATGTGAACGGCTTGTACATCACTTCATCCAGGGGAAATTCACAGGACAGTTTTGGAGGTAGAGGTTTTAATTTCGGAAATGACAATATTTTTAAAAATGGCGCGCGCGTAAACAGTGGTGTGTTTCCTGAAGTTTCTGGCTTGGAAAGAGTAGAAGTACTGAAAGGTGGAAACGCAATGCTTTACGGAAATGTAGCGGCGGGCGGCGTGGTAAATTTAATTACGAAGAAACCGCGTTTTAATTTTGGCGGAAGTGTAGGTTTCAATGCCGGAAGCTGGAATTCCTATAAACCCACAGTTGATTTTTACGGTCCGATTTCCGAAAAAGTGGCCTTCCGTGTGAATGGTGCTTATGAAACCGCTGAAAGTTTCCGTGATGTGGTGGAATCTCAAAAATACTATTTCAATCCGTCGTTTCTCTTCAATATGGGTGAAAAGTCACAGCTAATTGTTGAAGCAGATTATCTGAAAAATGAATTTACACCGGATTTCGGAATCGGTGCTATCGAAAACAGAGATAAATCTTATAGCCTTAATACTTATCTGCCAAGAAATGCTTTTGTGGGTGCCGATTGGCAGTACCAGAATACAGAGCAGGCTACGGCAGGTATTACTTTTAACCATCAGTTCAGTGAATTCTGGACTTTAAATACAGTTGCTTCTTTTCAGAATTATACCAAAGATTATTTTTCTACAGAAAGAGTAACCTGGACCTACGACGATGCCAACCGCCTGAAATGGAACCGTCCTGTGAACAGAACTTATAATGAACAGAATTATAGTGCTTTACAGATAAATTTGAACGGTGAATTTAATACCGGACGGTTAAATCATAAAATTCTTGTCGGAACCGATGGTGATTATGGAACAGCGGACGCTTATACCTATAATATTTCCCAAACGAGCTATGGTACTAACGGCAGCACGAACGGAACGATCTATCTGGATGATCCCGCAACTTGGGCAAGCGGTACTATGCCAACAGCCAACAAAAAAGACAGAACCCGAATTCCGACCCAAAGATTTGGGATTTATCTTCAGGATTATATCGGAATTACAGATAAGTTCAAAGTTTTAGCCGGCTTGAGATGGTCTTATATTGAAAATATAGACACACAGAAATTAACCTTTGCGGACAACAAAACCGGAATTGCTGCAGGAACGGTAGACAGAGCATTCTCTCCCAAAGCAGGATTGGTTTATATGCCTAATGAAAATCTTTCGGTTTTTGCTACTTATACCAACTCTTTCTCGGCAAATACAGGAACAGATGTTAACTACAATTCACTAACACCATCAATTATCGACCAGTTCGAGGTGGGTATGAAAAAGAATTTCTGGAACAATGCTGTAGCTTTAAACTTGTCACTTTATCAGATTGAAAACCGAAACTTCTACCAGATGGCAGAACTTAATGCGCAGGGGCAGCAGAACACTGATTCTTTGGTTAAGGAATTCGCCGGAAAGATGCGAAGCCGCGGAGTAGAGCTTGATGTGACAGGAAATCCCACTCCCAATTTAATGATTATTGCGGGTGCGTCTTATAACCACGCAGTTTATTTGGATACGCCTGATCAGTTTGGATATGTTGAAAATCAAAGACTTGTAAGAACTCCGGCTACAACAGCAAATGCATCAGTATTTTACACGTTGCCGGATTATATAAGAGGCTTGAAATTAGGTGCTAGTGTCTATTTTGTAGGCGACCGTATCGCAGGATGGAATGATACCAAAGAAACACTTGATACCAGAAGTGGAGTTTCAAGATTATTACCAATTGATGATTATGCAACCGTGTCACTATCGCTAGGATATGAATGGCAGAACTTCTCGATCATGGGTAAAGTGGGTAACCTGTTCGATACCGTAAATTTCAATTATCACGAGAATTATTCTGTTAATCCTATAACACCAAGAAATTATTATTTCACATTAACATATAAATTGTAA
- the rimM gene encoding ribosome maturation factor RimM (Essential for efficient processing of 16S rRNA) — MKKEDCYFLGKITRRHGLHGNVFLKLDTDQPEMYNKLNSIFVDINGLLVPFFVAKQSWSKGETLIISFKNSTEALVDQSLGKDVYLPLSTLPKLTGNKFYYHEVIGFEIREEDGKSCGIIESVNDQTGQHYFLLNLADKQIVIPIIKDWIIELNREEKYIKMALPEGLMDVFLIPSKKDE, encoded by the coding sequence ATGAAAAAAGAAGACTGCTATTTTTTAGGAAAAATCACCCGCAGACACGGCCTTCACGGAAATGTTTTCCTGAAACTCGATACCGATCAGCCGGAAATGTATAACAAGTTAAATTCGATTTTTGTAGATATCAACGGATTGCTGGTGCCGTTTTTTGTAGCCAAACAATCCTGGAGCAAAGGAGAAACGCTTATTATTTCCTTTAAAAATTCCACTGAAGCTTTAGTCGATCAGTCGTTGGGCAAAGATGTGTATCTGCCGCTGTCGACCCTGCCTAAGCTTACCGGGAACAAGTTCTATTATCACGAAGTCATCGGGTTTGAAATCCGGGAAGAAGACGGGAAAAGCTGTGGAATTATCGAATCGGTAAATGACCAGACAGGTCAGCATTATTTCCTCCTGAATCTGGCAGACAAGCAAATTGTAATTCCGATTATTAAGGATTGGATTATCGAACTTAACCGTGAAGAAAAATATATAAAAATGGCATTGCCGGAAGGCTTGATGGATGTTTTCCTGATTCCGTCAAAGAAAGACGAGTAA
- a CDS encoding APC family permease — MEKEQQLEAKYGLFTAISMVIGQVIGSGIFFKVDDVLLSTQGNILAGLLGFIIVGVSVIFGAISMANYAELLPKDGGILNYVNYRFGEKAAYFVGWMYLSLFYPLLTAVLFTVSGIYIAHLCAEFLNFEPTTLHFALIGFVNLLIFFVFNIFRPKSSGIFQQFTTVLKVLPLIFIASMGILSLVKGDVSEANTFAYAAKNVKENQSLMLLIAASFIPISFAFDGWYIATQISGEIKNSSRNLPKALIIGTVAVMLIYISYYMGIVFRMSGDEIIQLKDTYITEFSRKIASDSGALLMQLFIIISVLGTSNGLLLATIRVPYQFANLEKSRKFLNLNAVDSKTKMPVNSAFLGLGLIIFYLLIYYITGTHPYFTASNFDLSAIPIVFIYLVNGALFIGLFRLFRKNVFSGKPVFKLLMAVVAILGIVVVLFGTATAPNGMLYFLVNILFIAVGFLFMKRTDKNHF, encoded by the coding sequence ATGGAAAAGGAGCAGCAACTCGAAGCAAAGTACGGCTTATTCACGGCAATCTCGATGGTAATCGGCCAGGTAATCGGTTCCGGAATTTTCTTTAAAGTTGATGATGTTCTTCTGTCCACGCAGGGAAATATTCTGGCTGGACTTCTCGGTTTCATTATCGTTGGGGTAAGCGTTATTTTCGGAGCGATTTCTATGGCAAACTACGCCGAACTACTCCCCAAAGATGGCGGAATCTTAAATTATGTAAACTACAGGTTCGGTGAAAAAGCGGCTTACTTTGTTGGCTGGATGTATCTGAGCTTGTTTTATCCTCTTCTTACAGCGGTTCTTTTTACGGTTTCCGGGATTTATATTGCACACCTCTGTGCAGAATTTTTAAATTTTGAGCCTACCACGCTTCATTTTGCGCTGATTGGTTTTGTAAATCTTCTTATATTTTTTGTTTTCAATATTTTCCGGCCCAAAAGCAGCGGAATTTTTCAGCAGTTTACCACCGTGCTGAAAGTGTTACCGCTGATCTTTATTGCCTCAATGGGAATTTTGAGTTTAGTGAAAGGCGATGTAAGTGAAGCAAACACCTTTGCTTATGCTGCGAAAAATGTTAAAGAAAATCAATCTTTGATGTTGCTTATTGCCGCAAGTTTTATCCCGATTTCTTTTGCTTTTGACGGCTGGTATATTGCCACACAGATTTCTGGTGAGATAAAAAATTCAAGCAGGAATCTTCCCAAAGCACTGATTATAGGAACCGTCGCTGTAATGCTGATTTATATTTCTTATTATATGGGAATTGTGTTCAGAATGAGTGGCGACGAAATTATCCAGCTGAAAGACACCTATATCACCGAATTTTCGCGCAAAATTGCTTCAGATTCCGGAGCGTTATTGATGCAGTTGTTTATTATAATATCGGTATTGGGAACATCGAACGGTTTGTTGCTGGCGACGATTCGCGTCCCGTATCAGTTTGCTAATCTCGAGAAATCAAGAAAATTTCTGAATCTGAATGCTGTTGATTCCAAAACCAAAATGCCGGTAAACAGCGCATTTCTCGGGTTGGGGCTGATTATTTTTTATCTGCTCATTTATTATATTACTGGTACCCATCCTTATTTTACGGCAAGTAATTTCGATCTTTCTGCTATTCCGATCGTGTTTATTTATTTGGTAAATGGGGCGTTATTTATTGGTTTGTTCAGACTGTTCAGGAAGAATGTCTTTTCCGGCAAGCCGGTTTTCAAGCTATTGATGGCGGTTGTTGCGATTCTCGGTATTGTTGTAGTGCTTTTTGGTACCGCAACAGCGCCAAACGGAATGCTGTATTTCCTCGTCAATATCCTATTTATTGCCGTTGGATTCCTCTTTATGAAGAGAACTGATAAAAATCATTTTTAA
- a CDS encoding 30S ribosomal protein S16, translating to MSVKIRLQRHGKKGKPFFHIVVADARARRDGKFIEKIGTYNPVTNPAIIELNVDSAVKWLNNGAQPTDTARAILSYKGVLYKKHLMGGVAKGAFDEAEAEKRFNTWLEGKEQQVLGKKDGLKKAKEDAKKAALEAEAKVNQSRLDAAAKLEADAKAEADAKLAEEKAAEEAANAPVAEETAEVAEAPAAEEPTAEAEGTEEAQA from the coding sequence ATGTCAGTAAAAATCAGATTACAAAGACACGGTAAAAAAGGAAAACCTTTTTTTCACATTGTTGTTGCAGATGCAAGAGCAAGAAGAGATGGTAAATTCATCGAAAAAATCGGTACTTACAATCCGGTTACCAATCCTGCGATTATCGAATTAAACGTGGATTCTGCAGTAAAATGGCTTAACAACGGTGCACAGCCTACCGATACTGCAAGAGCAATTCTTTCTTACAAAGGAGTGCTTTACAAAAAACACCTTATGGGTGGTGTTGCTAAAGGCGCATTTGATGAAGCTGAAGCTGAAAAAAGATTCAACACTTGGTTGGAAGGAAAAGAGCAGCAGGTTCTTGGTAAAAAAGACGGGCTGAAAAAAGCTAAAGAAGATGCGAAAAAAGCAGCTCTTGAAGCTGAAGCAAAAGTTAACCAGTCAAGACTGGATGCTGCCGCTAAATTAGAAGCTGATGCTAAAGCTGAAGCTGATGCTAAATTAGCAGAAGAAAAAGCTGCTGAAGAAGCTGCAAACGCTCCTGTAGCAGAAGAAACTGCTGAAGTTGCAGAAGCTCCTGCTGCTGAAGAACCAACTGCAGAAGCAGAAGGAACTGAAGAAGCACAAGCTTAA